Proteins co-encoded in one Montipora capricornis isolate CH-2021 chromosome 12, ASM3666992v2, whole genome shotgun sequence genomic window:
- the LOC138026390 gene encoding zinc finger protein-like 1 homolog: protein MGLCKCPKKKVTTQFCFEHRVNVCEHCLVSNHPKCIVKSYLHWLQDSDYNPVCTLCNGSLAEGEVARLICFDVFHWGCLNSFAASLPTNTAPAGYTCPNCKSAIFPPEKQISPVADQLRKLLASAPWARVGLGLPVIPDISASGVSVNEHPISRPDTDKVSLDTNTQRGAEADHTATTSSYQAIQTSQSPPYTTPLSTKTELRSARDHHVVDVVQQNTMVPSMQWADAHADKTGTVSRKIFSSREPVDSIPYDHDENKYQRRGAIDWFTRWFWSRRPKKPGPEDPNASLKRTTIVLILVILTFTTLVVLFTRVGRGMADKDPFLDPMANPNIRVQGDRVKNV from the exons ATGGGGTTATGTAAATGTCCTAAGAAAAAAGTCACCACGCAGTTTTGCTTTGAACATCGCGTAAATGTGTGTGAACATTGCCTGGTTTCAAATCATCCCAAG TGTATAGTGAAGTCTTATCTCCATTGGCTCCAAGATAGTGATTATAATCCAGTTTGCACTCTTTGTAATGGGAGCTTGGCTGAAGGAGAAGTGGCCAGATTGATTTGTTTTG ATGTATTTCATTGGGGTTGTCTAAACAGTTTTGCAGCAAGTCTTCCAACTAACACAGCTCCAGCGGGTTATACCTGTCCAAACTGTAAG TCTGCCATATTTCCCCCAGAGAAACAAATATCTCCTGTGGCTGATCAGCTAAGGAAGCTGTTGGCCTCAGCACCATGGGCACGCGTTGGCCTCGGGCTTCCAGTG ATACCAGACATAAGTGCAAGTGGTGTATCTGTCAATGAACATCCAATATCAAGACCTGATACTGACAAAG TTTCTCTTGACACGAACACCCAAAGAGGAGCGGAGGCTGACCACACTGCTACCACCAGTAGCTACCAAGCCATTCAGACTAGTCAATCTCCTCCTTACACTACTCCTTTGAGTACTAAAACAGAGTTGAGGTCAGCTAGAGATCATCATGTAGTTGATGTTGTTCAACAGAACACCATGGTGCCGTCAATGCAATGGGCTGATGCCCATGCTGACAAAACAG GCACAGTGTCCAGAAAAATATTCAGCAGTCGGGAACCTGTTGATAGCATACCGTATGATCATGATGAAAATAAATACCAACGACGAGGAGCAATTGACTGGTTCACAAGATGGTTCTG GTCTCGAAGACCTAAAAAGCCTGGCCCTGAAGATCCAAACGCATCATTAAAACGCACCACGATCGTACTTATCTTGGTGATACTGACCTTCACCACTCTTGTTGTGTTGTTTACGCGTGTTGGACGCGGAATGGCTGATAAAGACCCGTTTCTTGATCCCATGGCCAATCCCAACATACGAGTTCAAGGAGACAGAGTAAAAAACGtttaa
- the LOC138027163 gene encoding nucleolus and neural progenitor protein-like, with protein MAASSCFWNRREVLRENQAFSETGICKDSVEREEIVDTIKRLDLLHCKLHGQQLWAEGAIVDALIYKNSNQHRKEKYFQGLKKVVKCLNRLQEMRIFNKVVDVKNKFPRLSRSGFLVGETISNYPSTELIISILSYLTGAAKLLLQVMTYCKETFQYCCCQMECGFFLTFHVACSSSLSRIWVLTRVLLKNIVLCYEVLFPWLNYLSGSPQISVHNSLAKDLPVSLKAWFDDLTLENNNQSSGSLTPSSRTARNGTLDKLFGSATQKPEDSEKPASQKQNEENESGVSSTNESFAPKRKLFLVNLLNTQELQKADANSSIKKSKKRRGKKRSLKYMINENFHMKSTKKQKTGTTVEASFKNSQKRVSRFKTIHIYSNKRWKLCVERAKRMKLKGSILKKLKSRWRGRTCVTHFCKAKSGKMYRCRSISNKSQTLTVNFGNLKQRHRLKAAVRGENAAIIGTGLVQNKTLSSLGTFRQSKKGDPINEIDIIFNMLEQQSGHCL; from the exons ATGGCGGCATCCAGTTGTTTTTGGAATCGAAGGGAAGTTTTGCGCGAAAATCAAGCGTTTTCAGAAACTGGCATTTGCAAGGACAGCGTAGAAAGAG AGGAGATTGTGGACACCATCAAAAGACTTGATTTATTACATTGTAAGCTACATGGGCAACAGCTGTGGGCTGAAGGTGCTATTGTTGATGCTTTGATTTACAAAAACAGTAATCAGCATCGGAAGGAAAAGTATTTTCAAGGACTTAAGAAG GTTGTCAAATGCCTAAATAGACTTCAAGAAATGAGAATTTTTAATAAGGTTGTTGATGTCAAAAATAAGTTTCCCAG ATTGTCACGAAGTGGATTCCTTGTAGGAGAAACAATATCAAACTACCCTAGCACTGAATTAATCATAAGTATTCTGAGTTACCTCACTGGAGCTGCTAAGCTTTTGCTGCAG gtaATGACTTACTGCAAGGAAACATTTCA ATATTGCTGTTGTCAAATGGAATGTGGATTTTTTTTGACATTTCATGTGGCTTGCTCTTCAAGTTTGAGCAGAATATG GGTACTCACCAGAGTGCTTTTAAAGAATATTGTGTTATGTTATGAGGTCCTTTTCCCTTGGTTGAACTACCTTTCAGGTTCTCCACAG ATAAGTGTACACAACTCCCTGGCAAAAGATCTTCCTGTAAGTCTGAAGGCGTGGTTTGACGACTTGACACTTGAAAATAATAACCAAAGCAG TGGTTCTTTGACACCATCCTCAAGGACTGCAAGAAATGGGACTCTAGACAAGCTGTTTGGAAGTGCAACACAAAAACCTGAAG ATTCTGAAAAACCAGCGAGCCAGAAGCAGAACGAAGAAAAT GAATCAGGTGTGTCCAGTACCAATGAAAGTTTTGCccccaaaagaaaattatttctgGTAAATTTGCTGAATACTCAGGAACTGCAGAAGGCAGATGCAAATTCCTCcataaagaaaagtaaaaaaagaagaGGGAAGAAGAGATCACTAAAATACATGATCAATGAAAACTTTCACATGaaatcaaccaaaaaacaaaaaacaggtaCCACTGTTGAGGCAAGCTTCAAAAACAGTCAGAAAAGAGTTTCACGTTTTAAAACTATACACATCTACAGCAATAAAAGATGGAAGCTTTGTGTAGAGAGAGCCAAACGGATGAAGCTCAAAGGATCAATTCTAAAAAAGTTGAAGAGTAGATGGAGAGGAAGGACTTGCGTGACACACTTTTGTAAAGCAAAAAGTGGGAAGATGTACAGATGTAGAAGTATAAGTAACAAATCACAAACTTTGACAGTCAATTTTGGTAATTTAAAGCAAAGACATCGCCTTAAGGCTGCAGTCAGAGGAGAAAATGCGGCAATAATTGGTACTGGCCTTGTCCAAAATAAAACATTGTCATCATTGGGGACATTTAGGCAGTCAAAAAAAGGGGACCCTATCAATGAAATAGATATTATTTTCAACATGTTGGAACAACAGTCTGGACACTGCCTGTAA
- the LOC138025484 gene encoding uncharacterized protein, producing MAVKKLWKFNFRRIELHRKELYTSLSLAMALFLFGALINDFVSIINVERPEKSTHEFTFSILLSHCAAFTLSILGFVYNSLAEREIGTKFGQTSAVINLGLFITRIILELVFIEFRPEEMATSS from the exons ATGGCGGTTAAAAAACTGTggaag TTTAACTTTCGAAGAATTGAACTCCATCGAAAAGAACTTTACACTTCGTTATCACTAGCGatggctttgtttctttttgggGCTTTGATTAATGACTTTGTTTCCATTATTAACGTGGAGAGGCCCGAAAAGTCCACTCATGAATTTACGTTTTCTATTCTG CTATCGCATTGTGCAGCTTTTACCTTATCTATCCTTGGGTTTGTATACAACAGTTTAGCAGAGAGGGAAATTGgaacaaaatttggtcaaaCTTCAGCTG TGATAAACTTGGGTTTATTTATCACAAGAATAATTCTAGAGTTAGTGTTCATCGAATTTCGCCCTGAAGAAATGGCAACATCGTCATAA
- the LOC138027080 gene encoding uncharacterized protein: protein MAENTSDDDFLREEGISVEDNLEGMATGSKSSTVSSENAELKALLTSMNETMKAMSESLRGSGDKPTPKPAESAKRGRKTNNGSHESLSDSAESDAEQLLEPNKRQKIQDGDEEEDTLLDEIVQSMTETEKTDAKISEKLAKIVENRWLNKLSDGQFKEKTEKYLRPANCDNFITPKVNPEIWERLDRQTRGRDLKLSTLQSTTTKVGYICTKATDLLLQARRENKSPDIEQLIRMHTDALGLLGHISFEISQRRRDAIRPNLNKEYATLCASHVPITKMLFGDELQTQLNHIRASNKISNTTSTQGGNKGYSKQRGSSYRGSHSTSTGRHFLGRTSQTSQQNNRGRNNRNYPLKKKDHNDQK from the coding sequence ATGGCGGAAAACACTTCAGACGACGACTTCCTCAGAGAAGAAGGTATTTCCGTTGAGGACAACTTGGAAGGGATGGCGACAggaagcaagagttcgacggtGTCGAGTGAGAATGCAGAGCTAAAGGCTCTGCTCACTTCAATGAACGAAACGATGAAAGCCATGAGCGAATCGCTCCGCGGCTCGGGGGACAAGCCGACCCCCAAACCGGCAGAATCTGCCAAACGAGGTCGAAAGACCAATAATGGTTCTCATGAATCGCTCAGCGATTCCGCAGAGTCGGATGCTGAACAGCTTTTGGAACCAAACAAGCGCCAAAAAATCCAGGATGGCGACGAAGAAGAAGATACCTTGCTCGACGAGATCGTACAGTCAATGACTGAAACTGAGAAGACTGATGCGAAAATCTCGGAGAAACTCGCGAAAATCGTCGAGAACCGTTGGCTTAATAAACTCAGCGACGGACAATTTAAGGAGAAAACAGAGAAGTATCTCCGACCAGCCAACTGTGATAATTTCATCACTCCCAAAGTCAACCCCGAAATATGGGAACGACTTGATCGCCAAACACGTGGGCGAGACCTTAAGCTATCGACACTTCAGTCAACTACCACTAAAGTGGGATACATTTGCACAAAAGCTACCGACCTTTTGTTGCAAGCCCGAAGGGAAAACAAGTCTCCCGACATTGAGCAGTTGATAAGAATGCATACTGACGCTCTGGGGCTTTTAGGCCATATCTCGTTCGAGATATCACAGCGCCGACGAGACGCCATTAGACCTAATCTAAACAAAGAGTACGCTACACTGTGCGCGTCGCATGTCCCCATCACGAAGATGCTGTTCGGGGACGAGCTACAAACACAGCTCAATCATATCCGAGCTTCGAATAAAATTAGCAATACCACCAGTACTCAAGGTGGGAATAAGGGGTATTCAAAGCAGCGAGGTTCCAGCTACCGAGGTTCGCACTCCACAAGTACTGGCAGGCATTTTTTAGGGAGAACCTCTCAGACGAGCCAGCAGAACAACCGCGGTCGGAACAACCGGAATTACCCCCTAAAGAAAAAAGATCACAACGATCAGAAGTAA